The DNA segment CCCTTGGGTAATATTTGTTGTTGATTACACGGAATGACTTGACTTCTTCTCTCTCGTCATCCCCGGGCTTGACCCGGGGATACATCTTTCAATGAAAGTCAGTATGGATGCCGCATCAAGTGCGGCATGACTTTCGGGGGGATTGGAAACTCATTCTTTCGGCAGATCGAGCTTCAAGCTCAGCTCTCGGAGCTGGAGCGGTGAAACCTCGGCAGGAGCAGCCATCATGAGATCTTCGGCCTGCTGGTTCATCGGAAAAGCGATCACTTCGCGAATATTCTGCTCATCGCGCAGGATCATCACCAGACGATCGAGACCGGGAGCGATACCACCATGGGGCGGAGCACCCATTTTGAAAGCCTCGATCATATGACCGAACCGCTTGTCCACCTCGGTTTTTTCGTACCCGGCAATCTCGAACGCTTTGTACATGATATCGGGACGATGGTTTCTGATTGCACCGCTGGACAGTTCAATACCGTTACAGACGATATCGTACTGATAAGCGAGGATATCGAGTGGATCCATGCTTTCCAACGCCTCCATTTCTCCCTGAGGCATCGAGAACGGGTTGTGGGAGAACTCGATTTTCTGTGTAGCCTCATCGAATTCATACATTGGAAAATCAACGATCCAACAGAAAGAAAGCTCATTACGGTCGAGGTCGAACAAACCGGAAAAATATTCCCGCATTCCACCCATGATCTTGCAGGTACGCTCCCATTTACCGGCACCGAAGAATACCACATCGCCGGTCTCGAGCTGCAAACGCTCCTTCAGCTCGTTCATTTCATCATCGGAAAGAAACTTGACAATCGGTCCTTTCGGTCCTTCTTCCTTGTACTGAATGTAGGCAAGACCCGCAGAACCGAGTTCTTTTGCTCTCCTCTCAGCCTTGTCATAGAATTGCCGGGATTCATTGCCCCGCCCTTTGAGCACCATAGCTTTGATACAGCTGCCTTGCTTCGTGTTACCTGCAAAGACTTTGAACGATGATTTGACGAAAAGATCGGTGACATCCTGTAATTCCAGCGGAACGCGAAGATCGGGCTTGTCGGAACCGTAACGGTTCATGACGTCACGGTAACTGATTCTCGGGAATGGAAACTGGGTGATGCGCTTATCGCTCATGGTTTCAGTCAGGTGTTTAAACATCCCCTCGAGAATCTCGAAAAGATCATCCTGTTCAATAAACGCCATCTCCATATCGATCTGGTAGAACTCACCGGGACTCCTATCCGCACGGGCATCCTCGTCGCGGAAGCACGGAGCTATCTGGAAGTAACGTGAGAATCCCGACACCATCAACAACTGTTTGAACTGCTGAGGGGCCTGGGGCAGAGCATAAAACTTCCCGGGATGCAAGCGGCTGGGCACCAGAAAGTCTCTGGCACCTTCCGGCGAACTCGAGGTAAGTATCGGTGTCTGTATCTCCTGAAAAGAACGGTCTTCGAGATAACACCTTACCTCACTGATCAGTTTGCTGCGAAACTTGATATTTTCATGAATTTTCTCCCGGCGCAGATCAAGAAAACGATATTTCAGGCGGAGCTCTTCCGATGTTTGTAATGCATCGGCAACCGGAAAAGGCAGTGGAACCGCATCGCTTTCAACACTGATACCATCGACAATAACTTCGATTTCACCGGAAGCAAGACGGGGATTTATCGTTTCTTCGGAACGACGGACCACGACACCGCTAACACAGATAACCGATTCGGCATGCAGTTTTTCGGCCTCACTGAACAACGCCTCTTTTTCCGGCTGAACGATCAGCTGACAAATACCGGTATGATCTCTCAGATCGATAAAAATCAATCCTCCGTGATCTCGTTTTCTATGAATCCATCCGGCGATCGTTACCGTCTGGTTTTCGAATTCTGTCTGTAAACGTCCGCAATAATGCGTACGAAAACGGTTCTGCAAATCATCCCTAGTTCCTGCAGCTGCACTCATGGTAATGGGTAGAACATTGTTGACAAATTGAAAAGACCTGAATATGATGAATTTTTAAGGAATATGGAAGCCTTCTGTTTGGCGCTTAATAGACAAGCTCTCCGCCGAACTCCCTGACAAGAAACTTCACAATTTCATTGCTTTCGGAAAGTTCCCTGAAAAGGGTAAATATGGTTTGCTCCTTACCTGTATCTTTTTCTTCATCATAACTGATATGCAGTTTTACCGCCAAGCCGTAAAACTCTTCCAGCTCACGAGCCAGAAGGCTGGCGTCATGCAGCAGTTCCTCATAGGAAAACCGTTTAAAACAACTCATGTGAAGAACACCATGAGAAAATGAGGCCAACTCGCAGGAACGAAGATGCGTAACGATAACCTTGTAATTTTTTTTCAACAGAACATCGAGAAACTGTTTCCACTCAACCCTGAACTTCTGTACTTCCGCCACTCCGTCAAATGGTTTCGAGATACCTTGCCGACCGTCGGAAACTTCCTGAACCGCCGGCAAAGAACGGCGCTTTTCACTTTTGGCGAATTTCGAGAATTTGTCTTGCCATGAAGAAAAGTCAACAGTTGCAGGAGAATCGACCGGCGGGGAAGATGCAGGCTTGGAGACCGGTAAAGAAACTTGTTCAGGCCGAGGCTCTTTCGTCACAGGGGTATCCGAGCCTACTACCCGATCATGGGCTTTTTTTTTTCCGCTACACGTTCCGAAGGTGCTGCAGGCAGTGCCGTTCCAACGGGATGGGCCACCTCTACGAGTTTGAGCAGAACGAGCTCGAAGCGGAACTGATATTCAAACTGAAACTTGAGTTCTTTCTGTGCCTGAAGCAGCAAGTCGATCATCTGCATGATAACCTGAGGTGTAAAGCAGGCAGCATCACGCTGATAACGCTCCTTGACAGGCTCAGGGCGTTCGATCAATCTGGTTGAACGCAGGTTATAGACTATGAGAAAGTTCCTAAGATGTTCGATGAGTTTTTCAAGAAAGTCCTGCTCATCATAACCGTTATCGATAACAAACCTGGCAACATCGAGCATTTTTGCCGGATTGCCTTCGGCAGCTGCCGCTGTTACTTCGAAAAACTGATCATCGTCGATATAGTTTAGGAGTTCCGCAACCTTGTCATAATGAATGCTGCGCTCTTCATCCTGCTCGATAGCAAAAGCTATAACCTGATCAAGAATGCTCTGGGCGTCACGCATAGACCCCTGCGCTTTTCGCCCGACAAGCTGCAGGGCATCGCTGTCAATATCGATGCGCTCAGCTTCACAGATGCCGCGTAACTGTTTTTCTATTTCTTCAAGAGGAATCCTCTTGAAGTTAAAGCGTTGGCAGCGTGAAGCGATCGTCGGGGGAATCTTATGCAGCTCAGTTGTCGCAAAAATGAAAATAGCATGAGCAGGAGGTTCCTCGAGGGTTTTCAGAAACGCATTGAAGGCCGCTGTCGAGAGCATATGGACCTCGTCGATAATATAAACCCTGTACCTTCCCTTCTGCGGTCCGTAACGGACATTTTCTCTGAGCAATCTGATATCATCGACACTGTTGTTGGAAGCTGCGTCGAACTCCGAAATATTGAGACTGGTGCCTTGTTCAAAATCCCGACAACTCTCACATTCTCCACAGGGCTCGGTCACTTCCTTGAGATAGACCGGATCCTCGATCATCCTGCTGCAATTGACCGCTTTGGCAAAGACCCTTGCCGCAGTTGTCTTCCCTACGCCGCGCAAACCTGAAAAAATATAGCCATGTCCAACTCTGCCAAGACGCAGGGAGTTCTGGATGGTACGTGTAATATGTTCCTGAGCCGTAATCTCGGCAAACTTTTTAGGCCTGTATTTGCGGGCTATTACCTGATAACTCATACTTACATCGAGTGTTTCATATTGTGTTTGAATGGTTCGGAGCATAGGCAAAATGGAATATAACACCAAGCTCCGGAATTTTGTAGAACGCCGCTCCCCATTTTCTATCCACTAACATAGTGTAATATCGATCAAACAGAGTAAACACCGCACGAAAAAAAACCATTATGTTATTCCTTATCGACTTCGTCAACTACAGCTCCGCCATCCCTGTTCATGAACGTTGCGAGAGGCTCGCTCATATTTTGTTCAAGACAATGCAGAATGCGCTTTTCAAGCCGAGCAAGCGAAGCGCTGTATTCGCTATCCCCGTTGTCGTATGCATGCTCTCCAGCTACCTCATGCTGAATAACCCGGTAAAGATCATACAGTGTAGTTTCATGTATATCGACACTTAAAGCAAGTTTTCCATCTGCGGTTACATGAATAAAATTGTTTTCCATGAGAACATCTACAATGTCCCGCAGCTTTCGGCCTTTAATACCATCACCGACAGTAGCATCTTTTTTAAGACTGATATACTCGCCGGACTGCTGTCCCTGCCATATGTGCGCCATGACGGAAATGACATTTTGTATGCCTTTCAGGGGTTTGAATTCCGACTTTGCCTTTACAACAGGCCGCATCGCACCGAGGCAATAGACAAACTCAGCTCCTGAAAGCGCGACGACCCAGATAAGATATATCCAGAAAAAAAGCAGGGGAATCACTGACAATGCGCCGTAAATATGCTCGAACGTGGCAAACGTCGTCACATAAAACGAAAACCATTTTTTGGAAAGCTCAAACAGAAGTGTCGCGATAAAAGCACCCGCAACAGCATGCAGAAACTTCACCCTGTGGTTAGGGACAAGCATATAAAGCAGAAAAAAAGCAAGAAAAGAGTTGAGTAATGGAAGATAGGAGAGAATTCGCGTTCTCATTTCAAGCAAGGGACCTTCGGTAAAAACCGTATACCAGACATAGGAGCTTGCCACCAAACCACTGCCTATGATAATCGGCCCGAGAGTAAGCACGGTCCAATACAGGGTAAAGCCCTGCAGGATTTTTCTGGGAGCGTGCACGTTCCAGATCTGGTTGATGGTATGGTCAACCGTCGATATAAGAAACAGAGCTATGATAAAAAGAAAAATACCACCGACAGTCGGTACAGTCGAAGTCTTACTGAGAAATTCCCAAAAATACTCCTTGAGCAATTCACCGGAAGCAGGAACAAAGTTTTGCAGAATAAAGTCTTCGACATAGCGCTGAAAGTTCTCGAAAACCGGGGAAACACTCAAAACAGACAGCACTACAGCCATAAGCGGGACAAGTGACAGGAGAGACTGAAAAGCAAGAGAACCTGCACTCAACAAAATCCTATCCTGCATGAAGTTCTTCCACATAAAAGGCAGAAAAGAACGAAAAAAGCTCAAGGATTTCATCGCTTTTTCCGCCAGAAAACCGCTCATGTTTTTATCAATTGTTTCCATACGCCAGCCGTTGCCCCTATGGTGATAGCGCGCAACCATGTTTAGCGTTTCAAAACGACAGTGCAGCTCAAACCGGTTATGCTGTTACTCGATATGATCCTTCATGATACCTATGCAGAATCATTCTGTGCAGGTGTATAAATCTAACTATTTTTATAAATAATCCCCTCCATCCACCATAGCGGCATCATTGGCATACGCTGCACGGGAACGTACACCGAGTATGAGAAAAAGCCCGATGACAAAAAAGAGCAAAAGCGAGGCAAGAGCGATTCTCTGGTCACCCGCAAGAGAAGAAATCACTCCGAAAATAACCGGTCCTGCAATTGCCGAAGCTTTTCCGAATGTGCCGTCATAGAAACCGAAAAACTCGGTTACATGCTTGGGAGGCGTAAGCCTCGCCATCATGGAGCGGGAGGCTGCTTTTGAAGACCCCATCGACATGCCTGCAAGCAGTCCCGTGTAATAGAAAAACAGTTTGTCCGTGGTTGCAATCGCCATCATGATTACCACACACCAGATAATAAGCGTCAGTACAATAGTCCTTTTCGGACCTATTTTATCGGTAATCACTCCGAAAATAACTGAACCAAAGATCGCCGTTGTCTGAACCACCATAAAGAAAATGATCAGCTCACCGGAGGTGAAACCAAGCGTATTCTGTGCATAAATCGATGAAAAACCGATAATTGTCAGAATTGCATCGTTGTAAAAGAAAAATGCAAGAAGGAAACGAGCGAGATCAGGGTAACTCATGATATGCGATATGGTGTATTTGACCTCACGGATGGATCGACCCACGAAATGCATATTGACGGCTGTTTTTTTCTCATCCCGCAACACAAAAAAGAGAGGGGCTGCAAAAACAGCGAAGAAAAGAGCTACAAGAAAAAAACTCAAGGTGACATTCTGCATATTCTCGATGACAATTCCCTCCTTGAGTAAAGGAAACAAAAGCAGAAGAATCGCCAGCGCCCCAAGATATCCCATGGCAAAACCATATCCCGACACCCTTCCAATGCTTCGCTCTGAAGCTATCTCAGGAAGGTAGGCATCGTAAAACACAAGGCCACCCTCAAAACCCGCATTTGCTACAACAAAGAGAACGACAGCGATAACCACCATACCGGGACCTGTTAAACCAAGCAATGCTGTAGCCACGACAGAAAAGAGAGTAAAAACAAACAGAAACCGCTTTCTTCTCCCGGAAAAATCGGCAGCGGCACCCAGTACCGGTGAGATAACGGCGACGATCAACATTGAAATACCAAGACTCGCCCCCCACAATGCGTCTCCGCGGGGCTCACCTTCGCATATGACATTTTTAAAGTAAAGAGGAAAGGCAAACGTCACCATCATGACACTGAATGACGTATTGGCAAAATCAAACAGAAGCCAGGAGAACAGTGTTTTTTTTTGAACGCCCCAGAAGCCTCGAGTGCTCTTTTCAAATTGAGCAAAACGGTTTTTCAAGGGGGTCATCTGCACTGCAATGTTTAGTGTTTTGCCTTTTCACCAATCAACAATGAAAGAAGTGTCAGAAGAAACAAGAAAAATCAATCAAGAACATGCTCGATCAGCCCTTCGAACATTCTTGAACCATCGTTCGATCCAAGTAGTGGCTCACTTGCTCTTTCCGGATGAGGCATGAGACCGAGAACGTTTTTCTCCCTGTTGGAAATACCGGCTATCGCCGAAACAGAGCCATTGAGATTAGCCTCTTCAGTTATGCTCCCTTCTGCGTCACTGTATCTGAACACAATCTGGTCATGTTCTTCGAGACTATCTATCATCTCTTTGGGAGCATAGTAATTTCCCTCGCCGTGAGCAACAGGAAGATTGAGCACTTCGCTTTCATTATAGAGCGAGGTAAACATGGTTCGGTTGTTTTCAACCTTTACATGCATATGACGACAGATAAACTTTTTGTCACGATTTCTCGACAGAGCCCCCTCGAGAAGACCGCACTCGAGAAGCACCTGAAAACCGTTACAGATACCGAGCACAGGATGACCCTTGCGGGCAAAAGCCACAACTTCCTGCATAATAGGTGAAAACTTCGCTATCGACCCAGCCCTGAGATAATCTCCGTAAGAAAATCCCCCAGGCAAAATAACGACATCGCTTCCCTGTAAGTCATGCTCCTTATGCCATAGCATTCTGGTTGTAGTTTTCGAAAAGGACGCAGCTGCAAATTCAGTATCATGATCACAATTTGAACCGGGAAAAACAACAATGCCTATGGTAACAGTATCCATTCTTGAATTACTTTAATTGATTTTTTCCAGTTCAATCGAATAGTCTTCCATTACAGGGTTGGCTAAAAGTTTCCGACAAATCTCATCGCCGATGCGTTCTGCCTCGACATGATCCTCTTCGTTGATCGTAGCCTCTATGTACTTACCGATTCTTGCAGAATCAATCGTAGAGTATCCGAGATTCTCAAGGGCATGCTGTACAGCTTTTCCCTGTACATCCAGGATCGAAGGCCGGAGAGTAACCCTGATTTTTGCCTTGTACGCCATAATTCTTTTCTTTTTCCTTTTCAGTTTTGTGTAGAAAAAATCCTTTTGTTCATCTCTGCAAAACAATCTGCCTGAAAAAAAGAGACAGTGATCTCAGAACGCCCAGCAGAATATACAATAACATGGCCAGAAATAAAGCCTTTGCCTGATAGATAAGCACACAAAAGAACACTGTCAGGTAAAAAAACATTTGAAGGGGTTTTTCTCTGACGGTTTCGAGCGTCGGCTCAGGAAAAGCGTCGTAATTTACCCTGCTGACCATAAGAAAGGCAAGAACAACAGTTAGCAGCGACAACGCATTCTGAAGCTGATAGCGGTCCAGAAAGCTCTCGGCATCCATCCAGAGTACAAAACTGGCAACCGTCAGAGCCTGGGCAGGAGTTGGAAGTCCGGAAAAAAAGTCTTTACGGTAACCGGGCACACCTGCATTAAATCTTGCAAGCCTCAGCCCACTTCCCACAACAAGCATCGAACTGAGAATTACACCTTTTACAGCCCCGATATCTTCCAACCCGAACTTATAAACCAAGTACGCCGGGGCAACTCCGAAAGAAACGAGATCGGAAAGAGAATCAAGCTCGATGCCGAACCTCGATGCCGTATCGGTCATTCTTGCAACAAATCCATCGGCAACATCGAACAAAGCCGCAAGAACGATAACCCACCCGGCAACAACAAACCGGTCCGACCCGGACATGACAATGGCCACATATCCACAGACCATGTTCATCACAGTCAACACAGAAGGAATAAACGAGCGGAAAACAAAAGGCAGTCCCGTTCTTCGTTCTCGGAAGTTGTCCTTTTTCTTATCGTTTCTCATAGTTCATGGCAAAGCGACCTCATATTGTGTAACATAAAGAACGCTCTTGTGCATATCATTTACAACCGCTTAATAACTTTCCTCTTCTAAAGGGAACTGCCCGTTCCTGACATCATCGACATACCGGCTGACTGCATCATGAATAATGTTGTCAAGATCAGCATATTTCCTGACAAAGCGCGGATGAAACTCCGTATTCAGTCCAAGCATATCATTGATAACCAACACCTGTCCATCGCATATCTGACCCGCTCCGATCCCGATTGTCGGTATGGATATCGACCGGGTTACCTCAGCAGCAAGGTTGGCAGGAATTTTTTCAAGCACCAGCGCAAAAGCGCCAGCCTCTTCAAGAAGTTTTGCATCACGAAGCAGCTCTTCCGCCTCCGTTTTTTCACGTGCCCTCACTTTATAACTGCCAAATCTATAAATAGACTGTGGTGTCAAACCAAGATGGCCCATGACAGGAATACCGACATCGGTTATCCGTTTTACCGTATCAACAATGACCTTTCCGCCTTCCATTTTCACGGCATCGCACTCATTGTCTTTCATGATCTTGCCCGCATTGCGCAACGCTTCTTCACTTGAAAGCTGATAACTCATGAAAGGCATGTCGATCACCACCATCGCCCTACTGGTTTCTGCCTGTACGCCACGGACAACCGCCTTGGTATGGTAGATCATTTCTTCAATGGTAATCGGCAACGTCGTATCGTGCCCGGAGAAAACATTGCTGGCCGAGTCACCTACAAGAATGACGTCAACACCCGAACGGTCAAGAATTCTGGCTGTCGTATAATCGTATGCCGTAAGCATGGCAATCTTTTCTCCCTGCTCCTTCATCTCAAGAAGCCTTCGGGTTGTTACATGCGGAAGTTTTTTGACGATTTCTCTGTTACTCATTGGTATTCCTTTAAAGTTGTTATCCTGACAGCCCAAAATAATAAAAAGAACATGCCCAAAAGGTCCCATAAAAAATATCTTCAGCTTTATCTTAAACCGGTTTGGAATATGGCATGCATATGCTATCCTGATTTCTTAAGACCATCATCCTTTCGGAAGAAAAACCTATGCCATGAAACGTTCACACTCCCCAGTCTACGCTGTATCTACAGGAGCCCGTGAGGGGTCATGGAATATGGATTTTGACACACAGCTCCTGGAACTGTTCAGAACCAGCAAATTTCAGAAGGAGTTCGGCAAGGAAAGTATGCTGTGGCGTTTTTATGCATGGAATCCTCCAGCGCTTTCTCTCGGATATGGACAAAACCCCTCTGAAATTGACGAGGAGTCTTGTCGAGCGAAACATATAGACATTGTCAAACGACCGACAGGCGGCAGAGCGGTGCTTCATATCGACGAGTTCACCTACGCGTTCTGCGCCGAAACCAGCAGGAGCAATGCGGCAATCTATGAAATGGTTCATGAAGTTCTTCTCGAAACCCTTATGATCCTGGGAGTCAAAGCTGCATTCTGCCGCACAACCCCTGACATGAGAAAACGCTATAGCTCTGCAGAATCGGTAAGCTGCTTCACGGCATCAGCCCGAAACGAACTCCATGTGGACGGGCGAAAACTTGTAGGTTCTGCGCAAAGACGATCGGACAGGGCCATTCTGCAGCATGGCTCACTGCTCCTTTCCACAAAGCATAAAATGATCGGAAAACTCCTTCGTTGCCGGGACAGAGAGATCCTGTCCAACATCACCCGAGACCTCAACAGCAAAACAACCTCATTGTATGAAATAACCGGCAGTATTCCCGATTTCATGACGATCAGCAATGCCATGATAACGTCAGTATCGAAAATACTTGCGGTCGACGTACAAATACTCGATGAACGTGAAATCACAACCCTCTTCTGATCCCGC comes from the Prosthecochloris marina genome and includes:
- the pssA gene encoding CDP-diacylglycerol--serine O-phosphatidyltransferase — translated: MRNDKKKDNFRERRTGLPFVFRSFIPSVLTVMNMVCGYVAIVMSGSDRFVVAGWVIVLAALFDVADGFVARMTDTASRFGIELDSLSDLVSFGVAPAYLVYKFGLEDIGAVKGVILSSMLVVGSGLRLARFNAGVPGYRKDFFSGLPTPAQALTVASFVLWMDAESFLDRYQLQNALSLLTVVLAFLMVSRVNYDAFPEPTLETVREKPLQMFFYLTVFFCVLIYQAKALFLAMLLYILLGVLRSLSLFFRQIVLQR
- a CDS encoding DNA polymerase III subunit gamma/tau; protein product: MTKEPRPEQVSLPVSKPASSPPVDSPATVDFSSWQDKFSKFAKSEKRRSLPAVQEVSDGRQGISKPFDGVAEVQKFRVEWKQFLDVLLKKNYKVIVTHLRSCELASFSHGVLHMSCFKRFSYEELLHDASLLARELEEFYGLAVKLHISYDEEKDTGKEQTIFTLFRELSESNEIVKFLVREFGGELVY
- the purS gene encoding phosphoribosylformylglycinamidine synthase subunit PurS — encoded protein: MAYKAKIRVTLRPSILDVQGKAVQHALENLGYSTIDSARIGKYIEATINEEDHVEAERIGDEICRKLLANPVMEDYSIELEKIN
- the dnaX gene encoding DNA polymerase III subunit gamma/tau codes for the protein MSYQVIARKYRPKKFAEITAQEHITRTIQNSLRLGRVGHGYIFSGLRGVGKTTAARVFAKAVNCSRMIEDPVYLKEVTEPCGECESCRDFEQGTSLNISEFDAASNNSVDDIRLLRENVRYGPQKGRYRVYIIDEVHMLSTAAFNAFLKTLEEPPAHAIFIFATTELHKIPPTIASRCQRFNFKRIPLEEIEKQLRGICEAERIDIDSDALQLVGRKAQGSMRDAQSILDQVIAFAIEQDEERSIHYDKVAELLNYIDDDQFFEVTAAAAEGNPAKMLDVARFVIDNGYDEQDFLEKLIEHLRNFLIVYNLRSTRLIERPEPVKERYQRDAACFTPQVIMQMIDLLLQAQKELKFQFEYQFRFELVLLKLVEVAHPVGTALPAAPSERVAEKKKPMIG
- the panB gene encoding 3-methyl-2-oxobutanoate hydroxymethyltransferase, translating into MSNREIVKKLPHVTTRRLLEMKEQGEKIAMLTAYDYTTARILDRSGVDVILVGDSASNVFSGHDTTLPITIEEMIYHTKAVVRGVQAETSRAMVVIDMPFMSYQLSSEEALRNAGKIMKDNECDAVKMEGGKVIVDTVKRITDVGIPVMGHLGLTPQSIYRFGSYKVRAREKTEAEELLRDAKLLEEAGAFALVLEKIPANLAAEVTRSISIPTIGIGAGQICDGQVLVINDMLGLNTEFHPRFVRKYADLDNIIHDAVSRYVDDVRNGQFPLEEESY
- a CDS encoding MFS transporter, encoding MTPLKNRFAQFEKSTRGFWGVQKKTLFSWLLFDFANTSFSVMMVTFAFPLYFKNVICEGEPRGDALWGASLGISMLIVAVISPVLGAAADFSGRRKRFLFVFTLFSVVATALLGLTGPGMVVIAVVLFVVANAGFEGGLVFYDAYLPEIASERSIGRVSGYGFAMGYLGALAILLLLFPLLKEGIVIENMQNVTLSFFLVALFFAVFAAPLFFVLRDEKKTAVNMHFVGRSIREVKYTISHIMSYPDLARFLLAFFFYNDAILTIIGFSSIYAQNTLGFTSGELIIFFMVVQTTAIFGSVIFGVITDKIGPKRTIVLTLIIWCVVIMMAIATTDKLFFYYTGLLAGMSMGSSKAASRSMMARLTPPKHVTEFFGFYDGTFGKASAIAGPVIFGVISSLAGDQRIALASLLLFFVIGLFLILGVRSRAAYANDAAMVDGGDYL
- a CDS encoding YihY family inner membrane protein, with amino-acid sequence METIDKNMSGFLAEKAMKSLSFFRSFLPFMWKNFMQDRILLSAGSLAFQSLLSLVPLMAVVLSVLSVSPVFENFQRYVEDFILQNFVPASGELLKEYFWEFLSKTSTVPTVGGIFLFIIALFLISTVDHTINQIWNVHAPRKILQGFTLYWTVLTLGPIIIGSGLVASSYVWYTVFTEGPLLEMRTRILSYLPLLNSFLAFFLLYMLVPNHRVKFLHAVAGAFIATLLFELSKKWFSFYVTTFATFEHIYGALSVIPLLFFWIYLIWVVALSGAEFVYCLGAMRPVVKAKSEFKPLKGIQNVISVMAHIWQGQQSGEYISLKKDATVGDGIKGRKLRDIVDVLMENNFIHVTADGKLALSVDIHETTLYDLYRVIQHEVAGEHAYDNGDSEYSASLARLEKRILHCLEQNMSEPLATFMNRDGGAVVDEVDKE
- the aspS gene encoding aspartate--tRNA ligase, with product MSAAAGTRDDLQNRFRTHYCGRLQTEFENQTVTIAGWIHRKRDHGGLIFIDLRDHTGICQLIVQPEKEALFSEAEKLHAESVICVSGVVVRRSEETINPRLASGEIEVIVDGISVESDAVPLPFPVADALQTSEELRLKYRFLDLRREKIHENIKFRSKLISEVRCYLEDRSFQEIQTPILTSSSPEGARDFLVPSRLHPGKFYALPQAPQQFKQLLMVSGFSRYFQIAPCFRDEDARADRSPGEFYQIDMEMAFIEQDDLFEILEGMFKHLTETMSDKRITQFPFPRISYRDVMNRYGSDKPDLRVPLELQDVTDLFVKSSFKVFAGNTKQGSCIKAMVLKGRGNESRQFYDKAERRAKELGSAGLAYIQYKEEGPKGPIVKFLSDDEMNELKERLQLETGDVVFFGAGKWERTCKIMGGMREYFSGLFDLDRNELSFCWIVDFPMYEFDEATQKIEFSHNPFSMPQGEMEALESMDPLDILAYQYDIVCNGIELSSGAIRNHRPDIMYKAFEIAGYEKTEVDKRFGHMIEAFKMGAPPHGGIAPGLDRLVMILRDEQNIREVIAFPMNQQAEDLMMAAPAEVSPLQLRELSLKLDLPKE
- a CDS encoding lipoate--protein ligase family protein — translated: MKRSHSPVYAVSTGAREGSWNMDFDTQLLELFRTSKFQKEFGKESMLWRFYAWNPPALSLGYGQNPSEIDEESCRAKHIDIVKRPTGGRAVLHIDEFTYAFCAETSRSNAAIYEMVHEVLLETLMILGVKAAFCRTTPDMRKRYSSAESVSCFTASARNELHVDGRKLVGSAQRRSDRAILQHGSLLLSTKHKMIGKLLRCRDREILSNITRDLNSKTTSLYEITGSIPDFMTISNAMITSVSKILAVDVQILDEREITTLF
- the purQ gene encoding phosphoribosylformylglycinamidine synthase subunit PurQ, which codes for MDTVTIGIVVFPGSNCDHDTEFAAASFSKTTTRMLWHKEHDLQGSDVVILPGGFSYGDYLRAGSIAKFSPIMQEVVAFARKGHPVLGICNGFQVLLECGLLEGALSRNRDKKFICRHMHVKVENNRTMFTSLYNESEVLNLPVAHGEGNYYAPKEMIDSLEEHDQIVFRYSDAEGSITEEANLNGSVSAIAGISNREKNVLGLMPHPERASEPLLGSNDGSRMFEGLIEHVLD